The window aggggtagggtgatcatttccaccccccTTGAGAGGAAATGGAGGAAATAGAGggacagataaatggagacgataaaaatccgaCTTGAACACGTCCATGACATCTAGGCTTAAATTCCgacttaaaaaatatattaaattaatttacaTAGTGTATTCTACTACAAAACTAGAAAATGTATATAGAATGCTAAGACTAGCCAGTAAAGATGGAAGGATCCTCACATGGCGATCTCCTAGCCCAACCTGTTGAGTAGAAAATACTGGACTCCATGATCCTATAGTTCTATATAATTAAGGTGATGTGGGACTTTGTGagatttagtcccacatcgattTGGTCAAGGGAGAATGCAAAGGTGAGACAGCTCTATATAATCAGGTGGTCTAGAGCATAGGAAATCACAGAGCGAAATATTCTTACGCCTTTTACTAAAGAATACCTTGTGCGTGCCACCTGTAAACAGCAAACAAATTCTATAGTTAAAAGAGTTGTGCTTTTGGTTCTCGAGGTGTTTGATGAAATGGTAATAAGAGTTTGAATCCCACCTGTAAACAGCAAACAAATTCTATAGTTAAAAGAGTTGTGCTTTTGGTTCTCGAGGTGTTTGATGAAATGGTAATAAGAGTTTGAATCCCAGGTGGTAGACAAGATGAAATGGTAATAAGAGTCTGGATTCCCCAGTTAGACAAGAGGGAGGGTTAGCTCACCGAAGCAAGAGGTTCTAGATTGTAAAGGGTTGTGTTTGTTCTTGGTGTGTTCGATCGGTGTAGGTTCAACATAGACCTTAGATATTAGGGCATCGATAGTCTTATAAGATGCCCTCATGACGGCTTGTGTGTGACCTGTGGAGATTGAAATGCAGGAGGAAGAATAAGATAACGATTCTTTTTTATGAGAGAAAATCTTTAAATTTAGAGAGGAAGCAAACTACATATAGAAAGCCTTTCCTATCTAGTTTTAAAATACATATTTTAGAAATATACTTACAAGGCAGAATTTGTAAGACTAATTTGTGATACGGTAATAGATAAATACTTGTAGTAGCATAACAATCGTAGGACACGAACCAGAAAAAATAATTTCGAACAACACGCACAGCGACAAGCACAAATAGGTTGAGTTGAATCGTATCAGGCAGATACTCTCATTAAGGTTTTAGATGCCTCACCTCTGCaaacggggttgaccttgcacctagCCCTCATAGATGAAACAACTCACTAAACGTATAGGTTAGCAGTACCTAATACGAGTACAGTAGGATTTTTCAATGGCTATATTATCTGTTTTAGAAGAAAATAGTCTCTGGAATGGACAATTACAGAGACATAAATCGTTTTCTGTTGATGTGTAAAATGTCAGGCAAGTCATGGTATACATAAGGTTCAaataccctttcatgaaggggtATACCTATACATATACATGTAGCCTATACGTACAAGAATGAACTCTTTCAGGGGGAAGTGTGTCTATATATATTCCTCCACGTACAGGGAGGTAACCATTCATGGGGTTGTGTCTATTTGTATACATGTACATCGTATACGAATATGGTAAACCGAGTTttagaaaaaactcaaatgcAAAACTTTTACTATCTAAAAAGAAGGTTttacccacacccacacccacacccacaccccgacctCGGCTCAGCCTTGTGAATGGTGACTACCCCTCCAAGGAGCTCACACCCTTAAGAATTCAATCCTATATATATGCCACTCAAGTTACTCTTCAATTTGGCtcaaaaaatgaacatgaaCTCAGCTAGAACGACAACCTTAGATTTAAtttatgggtttattttgtttgATATGTGCAACTTAAAGAATTTATTCATTTAATCATGTGCCAGTCACTGCGTCTCACATTTTAAGGCATCTGAAATTCAGTAAAGACTAAAGATGGAAGGATCTTCAATTGGCAATCTGCTAGCCCAACCTGTCGAGAAGAAAATACCGTATCCCACATTTAGTCCCACGTCGATTTGGATCGGAGAATGGAAAGGTAAAAGAGCTCTATATAATCAGGTGGTCTGTTCAACAACAATTCACGCAGCCGTGTGCTAAGCACATTGCTAAGCACAAAGCGAACTATTCTTTCGCCTTTTACTAAAGAATACCGTGTGCTTGCCACTTATAAACGGCATACGCCAATTTGTGAAGGGTTTCTTTCTATTGATTGAGACCCTATAATTCTATGGTTAAAAGAATTGTGATTTTCGTTCGTGAGGTGCTTGATGAAATGGTAATTAGTGGTAATGGGACttgggtagggatgtaaacggattggatgtCAGTTCGGATAGTGTCAATCTGACAGTTCGGTTCTTTTTTAAAGTTTTGATGTGAGTGTTaggaaaccgaaaccaaaccaaatcaataaaTACTTTTTGGTTTTAGTTCGGTTTATGTTATCGGTTCAACtcgatttggttcaatttgaaAAAGGATATAGATTGGCTCATTTCCAACGGTCGGGCCATTCGGTTTAGCCTGAACAAGCCAAAACCGAATGGTGTTCTAACCCGCAAACCGCTAAAGCCTCGGTTCGATTTGGATTAGGCCGAATCGAACTGAGCCAAGCCAGTTTGAACGATTCAGGTTAGGTTTTGACATCCGTATTTTGATACATCAAGAGTAAGCTTCATAAAATAtcctatttttggttttggttcggtTTATATTATCAGTTCAATTtgatttggttcgatttgaaAAAGGATATAGACTAGCTTTGGCCTTTGGGTAGGGATTAtgtagggtttttagggtttgggtcgGTTTTAGTGTTCGATTTGGGTTCGTTTCCAACGGTCGGGCCAATCAGTTTAGCCCGAACAAGCCGAAACCGAATGGTGTTCTAACCCGTAAACCGATAAAGCCTCGGTTCGATTTGGATTAGGCTCAATCGATCTGAGTCGAGCCAGTTTGAACGATTCAGGTTAAGTTTTGACATCTGTATTTTAATCCATCAAGAGTCAGCTTCATAAAATATCCTTATGAATCATTATACCCTTTATTTCAGTTCTTTTATTTCATATCAAATAAAAACCAACACCCCTATCATATCGAATCAATATGGTATCGACATTGAAAATACAATATGTATTTAATACAATATGATTTTAATATCTACTTTCTATGTATTCTACCGAATCGAATTCataccaattgacacccttaaataaTTCATGGTCCGCATGGAGGCCTTGTCCTTGTCCTCATTCACATGTTATCATTCACATGTTAAAGTCCATTTGAGAAGTCACTGTctgattttatcatttttccttggttttttcACCCACGCATGGAAGCCAGAGTCGCAAAGAGATCTAATAAGAAAGGGAATCTTCATGTATCTTATAGATAGGGGCGTGAGAGTAACCCTCTTAACCTTTCATGGGGTCCCCCTCCTAAATTGATGTGGAAGACTGTATGACTTCTATGACTAGAAATGGCAAATTCCAAGGATCCCATCGAATTTCCTTCCCCGTGAACTCATGTTTCAATGAAATATCATACCTGCTCGAAACGTATAGTTCACATCACATACTTAGAATTGAAAACTGATCTCCCTTGACGTGAAGACCAATGCATATGTGCATCTCTAGTCTTTACTACTATATAAATGGTTGTGGGTGGGGTTTCAACTATTCTCATCATATCCCTTTGTTATTAGGTTTCTTTcttgatcacctcatcagatgATGGCTTCTCAGGGGAGGTTTATTCAAAACAAGAAAGAGGCATATTGGTTCTATAGGATCATCTCTATATTCTATGATACCATTGGAAACCCTCCACACTATACCGAAGAAATGAGGGAAGAAGCCGTAGAGACCTTGGACCTCCATGACCGGAACCTGATAGTGGTAGACGTTGGAGGTGGAACTGGGTTCACCACTTGTGGTGTTGTTAAGCAGGTAGATGCCAAGAATGTTACCATTCTCGACCAATCTCCGCACCAACTTGCCAAGGCAAAGCAGAAAGAAGCCTTGAAGCACTGCACCATCATTGAAGGTGATGCTGAAGATCTTCCTTTCCCAACTGATTATGCTGATAGATATGTGTCTGCAGGAAGCATCGAATACTGGCCTAACCCACAGCGTGGTATCACTGAagcatttagggttttgaaaccaGGTGGGAAGGCATGTATGATTGGACCTGTGTATCCAACCTATTGGTTGACTCGTTTCATTGCGGATCTGTGGATGCTGTTCCCTGAGGAGGAAGAGTACATCGAATGGTTCAAAAGAGCTGGATTCAAAGATATTCAACTCAAGAGGATTGGTCCGAAATGGTTCAGAGGGGTCCGTCGGCATGGGCTTATCATTGGATGCTGTGTAACAGGAGTGAAGTCGATACCAGGAGATTCTCCTCTACAACAACTGGGTGGTCCAAAGGCAGAagatatgaagaagaagaagaagaagcctctgATTGCTTTTGGTTTCAATCTACGTTCTCTTATCGGTACTATAGCAGCAATTTACTATGTTCAAATAACTACCTACATGTGGCTCAAAGATAAGATTGTTCCCAAAGGTATTCCTATTTGATTTGTTTATCACcttatcagagagagagagagagagagagagagagagagagagagactatgtTGTACTTGCCAATAAAGAGTGAGAATGTGTTATGTATGTAATAAGATAACgagttttattttgatttaataaaatCTTTAAATTATGCGCTAATTAGATTCAATTCCTACCctgtttcaaaattcaaaatactTAACTACAAACATAATATCCAACCACTTAACCAGATGGGAACAATCAATCCAAAGTTCCAAACTTCTATCATGGTAAGGTTGAAAAAGATTTAAATCATTGACGGATTAGATTTGGACTTGTTTGCAATACACATATTCGTAGTGATGGGTCGGAAATGACGGACCGAGTCCGAGCTTATGAGACAAGGAAAGACCGATCTCCCAGGGAGAAGGCCATGCTAAGTGCCGGGGTCCGTTATTCTATACACGACAGACAACACGtatggacctttatcccctgaggttcgctgATCGGTACGGTTGTGCGGTTCCTTTCATAGGGGGCTGAAATAACCATTCCAACCCCTGATCGAACACACTGCCCTGGTGGGGTCTACctcccttttattagaggcattagGGAACCGTATCGGGCAGGGGAatcgcaggtgataaaaattcagtGGAACACATTTCGGGACAAGCCTCGGCGAGAGAACAACGGATCCCGAGTCCCTAAACACGACCCTACTCGTTAGGGATGGTTTGGTCAGAACCGACCTTATGCGAACTAACGGCCGATCCTAATACACTCTCGGAAAAGCGTAACGGTCCTGCGACTAGTGTGCCACAATCCTATCCACAAGAGGTAACCGACGGGAACTTATCCACAACACCGAAAAGACTCCAATTATGCTAAAAAACTCCTACGCGGGAGCCCTTACCTAACTCGCACACTCCCTACCACTATAAATATGAGGTGGTATCCCCTAGTTTCATTCATTCAATTTTTAATCGGATTATCTATTGCTAAGAGAGCTAATTTAAGCATCGGAGTGTTCGAGACTGGCTCGACTAGGTCACTTTAGTGCTAATCTTTCCTTTTGCAGGCCTCCTAGGTCGGCTCGCTCAACTCTTTACGCAACACGTAGCTACCCACATGAAGTAACATGCAtgtaataaagaaaacaaatgagAAGTAATACAAATCATGTTTAGTCTACGGATCAACTCATACATACTTTCAATGAACTAGCCTAAGAATAGAAGGAGCATGTATAAATTGAGACCGTAATCCTAATAAACCTATTGCCCATATCAATTTTGACAAAGAATGCAGAATAGAAGATGCCAAGAAATTtctctttccaaagaa is drawn from Telopea speciosissima isolate NSW1024214 ecotype Mountain lineage chromosome 1, Tspe_v1, whole genome shotgun sequence and contains these coding sequences:
- the LOC122671811 gene encoding 2-methyl-6-phytyl-1,4-hydroquinone methyltransferase, chloroplastic-like, which produces MMASQGRFIQNKKEAYWFYRIISIFYDTIGNPPHYTEEMREEAVETLDLHDRNLIVVDVGGGTGFTTCGVVKQVDAKNVTILDQSPHQLAKAKQKEALKHCTIIEGDAEDLPFPTDYADRYVSAGSIEYWPNPQRGITEAFRVLKPGGKACMIGPVYPTYWLTRFIADLWMLFPEEEEYIEWFKRAGFKDIQLKRIGPKWFRGVRRHGLIIGCCVTGVKSIPGDSPLQQLGGPKAEDMKKKKKKPLIAFGFNLRSLIGTIAAIYYVQITTYMWLKDKIVPKGIPI